One stretch of Actinacidiphila sp. DG2A-62 DNA includes these proteins:
- the fdxA gene encoding ferredoxin translates to MTYVIAQPCVDVKDKACIEECPVDCIYEGSRSLYIHPDECVDCGACEPVCPVEAIFYEDDTPEEWKDYYKANVEFFDELGSPGGASKLGLIERDHPFIAALPPQNG, encoded by the coding sequence GTGACCTACGTCATCGCGCAGCCTTGTGTCGACGTCAAGGACAAGGCGTGCATCGAAGAGTGCCCGGTCGACTGCATCTACGAGGGCTCGCGGTCCTTGTACATCCACCCGGACGAGTGTGTCGACTGCGGCGCGTGTGAGCCGGTGTGCCCGGTCGAGGCCATCTTCTACGAGGACGACACCCCGGAGGAGTGGAAGGACTACTACAAGGCCAACGTGGAGTTCTTCGACGAGCTGGGCTCGCCCGGCGGCGCGTCCAAGCTGGGCCTCATCGAGCGCGACCACCCCTTCATCGCCGCGCTGCCCCCGCAGAACGGCTGA
- a CDS encoding alpha/beta hydrolase, which yields MGLTSTWFTALLFVAAIAAVAGAVLLWQRVRGPRPVRLAARLGMIVMCQLTAILVVMVVVNNQYGFYASWDDLLGSANSGGRPTAGPGAPTTPAVPDYRAKFTAYSQGFERATVRGWHSGTKGDVIVWLPPQYGKKEFAHTRFPVIEVLHGIPGTPHSFLRGMRLGRIMEDQITAGRAEPAILVLPTITPDRVNTGCADVPGKSRVATWLTDDVVRTVNRNFRTLPAPRGWAVMGISTGGYCAARLALEHPETFAAGAALAPDDPSRGVRSPVWLAHHTVPAPDVQLLVESSDQDPESPPKFAAAITGAVSPPTHVTTIRISNGGHNWKTWGRMFPEAFTWVSGRIEAPRVVPLAPSAAP from the coding sequence GTGGGGCTGACCAGCACGTGGTTCACGGCGCTGCTGTTCGTCGCGGCCATCGCCGCGGTGGCGGGCGCGGTGCTGCTGTGGCAGCGGGTGCGCGGGCCGCGGCCCGTGCGGCTCGCCGCCCGGCTCGGGATGATCGTGATGTGCCAGCTCACCGCGATCCTCGTGGTCATGGTCGTGGTGAACAATCAGTACGGCTTCTACGCCTCCTGGGACGACCTGCTCGGCAGCGCCAACAGCGGCGGCCGGCCCACCGCCGGACCCGGCGCGCCCACCACCCCCGCGGTGCCGGACTACCGCGCGAAGTTCACCGCCTACTCGCAGGGCTTCGAGCGGGCCACCGTGCGCGGCTGGCACTCCGGCACCAAGGGCGACGTGATCGTGTGGCTGCCGCCGCAGTACGGCAAGAAGGAGTTCGCGCACACCCGCTTCCCGGTGATCGAGGTGCTGCACGGCATACCCGGCACGCCGCACAGCTTCCTGCGCGGGATGCGGCTCGGCCGGATCATGGAGGACCAGATCACCGCCGGGCGCGCCGAGCCCGCCATCCTCGTGCTGCCGACGATCACCCCTGACCGGGTGAACACCGGCTGCGCCGACGTCCCCGGCAAGAGCCGCGTCGCGACCTGGCTCACCGACGACGTGGTCAGGACGGTCAACCGCAACTTCCGTACCCTGCCCGCGCCGCGCGGCTGGGCGGTGATGGGGATATCCACCGGCGGCTACTGCGCGGCCCGGCTCGCCCTGGAGCATCCCGAGACCTTCGCGGCCGGCGCCGCGCTCGCGCCCGACGACCCCAGCCGCGGCGTCCGCTCCCCGGTGTGGCTGGCGCACCACACCGTGCCGGCCCCCGACGTGCAGCTGCTGGTCGAGTCCAGCGACCAGGACCCGGAGAGCCCGCCGAAGTTCGCCGCCGCGATCACCGGCGCGGTCTCCCCGCCCACGCACGTCACGACGATCCGGATCAGCAACGGCGGCCACAACTGGAAGACCTGGGGCCGGATGTTCCCCGAGGCGTTCACCTGGGTCAGCGGCCGGATCGAGGCGCCCAGGGTGGTCCCGCTCGCCCCCTCCGCCGCACCATGA
- a CDS encoding response regulator transcription factor: MTGTIRVLLADDQSMVREALATLLGLEDDIEVVAQVARGDLVLDAVREHSPDVALLDIEMPGTTGIEAAGQLREHAPGVKVVIVTTFGRPGYLRRAMESGADAFLVKDAPAAQLADAVRRVLRGERVIDPTLAAEALAEGADPLTARERDVLIAAADGAVNAEVARRLLLSEGTVRNYLSTAIQKTGARNRAEAVRIAREKGWL; the protein is encoded by the coding sequence GTGACGGGGACGATTCGGGTGCTGCTGGCCGACGACCAGTCGATGGTCAGGGAGGCGCTGGCCACGCTGCTCGGCCTTGAGGACGACATCGAGGTGGTGGCGCAGGTCGCGCGTGGCGACCTCGTGCTGGACGCGGTGCGCGAGCACTCCCCCGACGTCGCGCTGCTGGACATCGAGATGCCCGGCACGACGGGCATCGAGGCGGCCGGGCAGCTGCGCGAGCACGCCCCCGGCGTCAAGGTCGTCATCGTCACGACCTTCGGGCGGCCCGGCTACCTGCGCCGCGCGATGGAGTCCGGCGCGGACGCCTTCCTGGTCAAGGACGCGCCCGCGGCGCAGCTGGCCGACGCGGTGCGGCGGGTGCTGCGCGGTGAGCGGGTCATCGACCCCACGCTCGCCGCCGAGGCGCTCGCGGAGGGCGCGGACCCGCTGACCGCGCGGGAGCGCGACGTGCTCATCGCGGCGGCCGACGGCGCGGTCAACGCGGAGGTCGCCCGCAGGCTGCTGCTGTCCGAGGGCACGGTCCGCAACTACCTGTCGACCGCGATCCAGAAGACCGGCGCGCGCAACCGCGCGGAGGCGGTCCGCATCGCCCGCGAGAAGGGCTGGCTCTGA
- a CDS encoding HAD-IC family P-type ATPase yields the protein MPADAAPRRRTRVLALAEARWAAAALALFLIALPLQLTGAAPAWAWGALYALVYAAGGWEPGWAGLRALKDRTLDVDLLMVAAALGAAAIGQVMDGALLIVIFAVSGALEALATARTQDAVRGLLDLAPATATLLGDDGAETTVATARLAVGDTVLVRPGERVGADGRVLDGASEVDQATITGEPLPVAKRAGDEVFAGTLNGTGALRVKVERDPSDSVIARIVAMVEEASRTKAPTQLFIEKVEQRYSLGMVAATLAVFAVPLAFGAALSGALLRAMTFMIVASPCAVVLATMPPLLSAIANAGRHGVLVKSAVVMERLGQVDAVALDKTGTLTEGTPRVTAVRLPGAAAPTAPARGVAAAAQGAAAPARDEDAAAPGPGGTAAPEAAGADAGPLDVGAPVTAGTESPDAELPDADALLALAAAAEHASEHPLGRAVVAAARERGLVLPTATGFSSAPGIGVTATVDGSTVAVGAPARLPAPPPTDTAPRADATSPTDAAAARAAAIAAELEDSGHTAVLVRRDGRPVGVLAIADRLRPDAAATVAALARLTGAGPVLLTGDNPRAAARLAAEVGIADVRAALLPQDKVDAVRALEAAGRKVLVIGDGVNDAPALAAAHAGIAMGRAGSDLALETADAVVVRDELATVPAAVALSRRARRLVTQNLVIAGAFITGLVVWDLAGHLPLPLGVAGHEGSTVVVGLNGLRLLADRAWRQSTS from the coding sequence ATGCCCGCCGACGCCGCGCCGCGCCGCCGCACCCGGGTGCTCGCCCTGGCCGAGGCCCGCTGGGCCGCCGCCGCCCTCGCGCTGTTCCTGATCGCGCTGCCGCTCCAGCTCACCGGAGCCGCCCCGGCCTGGGCGTGGGGGGCGCTGTACGCGCTCGTGTACGCCGCCGGCGGCTGGGAGCCGGGCTGGGCCGGACTGCGGGCGCTGAAGGACCGGACGCTGGACGTCGACCTGCTGATGGTCGCCGCCGCGCTCGGCGCCGCGGCGATCGGCCAGGTCATGGACGGCGCCCTGCTGATCGTCATCTTCGCCGTCTCCGGCGCCCTGGAGGCGCTGGCGACCGCCCGCACCCAGGACGCCGTGCGCGGCCTGCTCGACCTCGCGCCCGCCACCGCCACCCTGCTCGGCGACGACGGCGCCGAGACCACCGTCGCCACCGCCCGGCTCGCGGTCGGCGACACCGTCCTCGTACGGCCCGGCGAGCGCGTCGGCGCGGACGGCCGGGTGCTGGACGGCGCGAGCGAGGTCGACCAGGCCACCATCACCGGCGAGCCGCTGCCGGTGGCCAAGCGGGCCGGCGACGAGGTCTTCGCCGGCACCCTCAACGGCACCGGCGCGCTGCGGGTGAAGGTCGAGCGCGACCCCTCGGACTCGGTCATCGCCCGCATCGTGGCCATGGTCGAGGAGGCGTCGCGGACCAAGGCGCCGACGCAGTTGTTCATCGAGAAGGTCGAGCAGCGCTACAGCCTCGGCATGGTCGCGGCGACGCTCGCGGTGTTCGCCGTGCCGCTCGCGTTCGGCGCGGCGCTGTCCGGTGCGCTGCTGCGCGCGATGACGTTCATGATCGTCGCGTCGCCGTGCGCGGTGGTGCTCGCGACGATGCCGCCGCTGCTGTCGGCGATCGCCAACGCCGGCCGGCACGGCGTGCTCGTCAAGTCCGCCGTGGTGATGGAGCGCCTCGGGCAGGTGGACGCGGTGGCCCTCGACAAGACCGGCACGCTGACGGAGGGCACGCCCCGCGTCACGGCGGTCCGCCTGCCGGGCGCTGCGGCGCCGACCGCTCCGGCGCGGGGCGTAGCCGCTGCGGCGCAGGGGGCAGCCGCTCCGGCTCGGGACGAGGACGCTGCTGCGCCCGGCCCAGGTGGGACCGCTGCTCCGGAGGCCGCCGGCGCGGACGCCGGACCCCTGGACGTCGGCGCCCCCGTCACCGCCGGCACGGAGTCCCCGGACGCGGAGCTCCCGGACGCCGACGCCCTGCTCGCCCTCGCCGCCGCGGCCGAGCACGCCAGCGAACACCCGCTGGGCCGCGCCGTCGTGGCCGCCGCCCGGGAGCGCGGCCTCGTCCTGCCGACCGCGACCGGCTTCTCCTCCGCGCCCGGGATCGGCGTGACCGCCACGGTCGACGGCTCCACCGTCGCGGTCGGCGCCCCGGCCCGGCTGCCCGCCCCGCCCCCGACCGACACCGCGCCCAGGGCCGACGCCACGTCCCCGACCGACGCCGCCGCGGCCCGCGCCGCGGCGATCGCCGCCGAGTTGGAGGACAGCGGTCACACCGCCGTGCTGGTCCGGCGCGACGGCCGCCCGGTCGGCGTCCTCGCCATCGCCGACCGGCTGCGCCCCGACGCCGCCGCCACCGTCGCCGCACTCGCCCGACTGACCGGCGCGGGCCCGGTCCTGCTCACCGGCGACAACCCGCGCGCCGCCGCGCGCCTGGCCGCGGAGGTCGGCATCGCCGACGTGCGCGCCGCGCTGCTGCCCCAGGACAAGGTGGACGCGGTGCGCGCGCTGGAAGCGGCGGGCCGCAAGGTGCTGGTGATCGGCGACGGCGTCAACGACGCGCCCGCCCTGGCCGCCGCGCACGCCGGCATCGCGATGGGCCGGGCCGGCTCTGACCTCGCGCTGGAGACCGCGGACGCGGTCGTGGTCCGCGACGAGCTGGCGACCGTGCCCGCCGCCGTCGCCCTGTCCCGGCGGGCCCGGCGGCTGGTGACGCAGAACCTCGTCATCGCCGGGGCGTTCATCACCGGCCTGGTGGTGTGGGACCTGGCGGGCCACCTCCCGCTGCCGCTCGGCGTCGCCGGGCACGAGGGCTCCACCGTCGTCGTCGGCCTCAACGGCCTGCGGCTGCTCGCCGACCGCGCCTGGCGCCAGAGCACGTCCTGA
- a CDS encoding transglutaminase-like domain-containing protein, which translates to MTGPEPVPPVRERFAAEAREERPDLARLCLLIGAEADPALDGAAMDEAEIELDRLAGLLPYRPAAPLDWARALGRLLGAEHGFHGTAADYQKLESSLLQQVLRRRRGLPILLSVVWMEVARRAGAPVYGVGLPGHFVVGLGEAGGPHVLVDPYDSGRILTDADAELLVAGAAGTPFSPAMLAPADPLDTVQRVLNNIRAWAATRPEHRAVQLWSIDLALLLPRHPAKLRYERARLLVAMGDFLGGAAELEDYAELIATFDPPSAQVLRAEARAARANLN; encoded by the coding sequence ATGACCGGACCCGAGCCGGTACCGCCGGTACGCGAGCGCTTCGCCGCCGAGGCGCGGGAGGAGCGACCCGACCTGGCGCGGCTGTGCCTGCTGATCGGCGCGGAGGCGGACCCGGCGCTGGACGGCGCGGCGATGGACGAGGCGGAGATCGAGCTGGACCGGCTGGCGGGGCTGCTGCCGTACCGGCCGGCCGCGCCGCTGGACTGGGCGCGGGCGCTGGGCCGGCTGCTCGGCGCGGAACACGGCTTCCACGGCACCGCGGCCGACTACCAGAAGCTGGAGTCGTCGCTGCTGCAACAGGTGCTCCGGCGCCGCCGCGGGCTGCCGATCCTGCTGTCGGTGGTGTGGATGGAGGTGGCCCGGCGGGCCGGCGCGCCGGTCTACGGGGTCGGGCTGCCGGGCCACTTCGTGGTCGGGCTCGGCGAGGCGGGCGGTCCGCACGTGCTGGTCGACCCGTACGACAGCGGGCGGATCCTGACGGACGCGGACGCGGAGCTGCTGGTGGCGGGCGCGGCGGGCACGCCGTTCTCGCCGGCGATGCTGGCGCCGGCCGATCCGCTGGACACGGTGCAGCGGGTGCTGAACAACATCCGCGCCTGGGCGGCGACCCGGCCGGAGCACCGGGCGGTGCAGCTGTGGTCGATCGACCTCGCGCTGCTGCTGCCCCGGCACCCGGCCAAGCTCCGCTACGAGCGGGCCCGGCTGCTGGTCGCGATGGGCGACTTCCTGGGCGGCGCGGCCGAGCTGGAGGACTACGCCGAGCTGATCGCGACCTTCGACCCGCCCTCCGCGCAGGTGCTGCGCGCCGAGGCCCGCGCCGCGCGCGCCAACCTCAACTGA
- a CDS encoding GNAT family N-acetyltransferase: MPAEFSAGARLEVRITPADVGKRVSVRRLTSVADGYPTFADTIGVLASWDAGVLRVTRRTGETVTIEESTLVAGKTVPAAPARRPGPSVPAVAAEELEEIAARAWPPLESERLGDWTLRAAGGFTRRANSVLVAGDPGVPAAEALRRVVAWYGERGLTPWLQVPDSSPYGPDLDAAGWTREAETVVRVAPLAPLTSLPDAGEAGAAAAAAGASEAGASGAAPASGAVRPGIRSPGLGPVRVAREIDARWLAAYHLTGGLAEAAVQVVTGGASVWFASVAAPGAEATPGAEATPGAEAAPGAEAGAGAVAIGRAVVDGRWALFGAVEVPAALRRRGLATAIMGALARQAYAEGATAAYLQVEADNTAARALYDRLGFTDHHTYCYRRPGA; encoded by the coding sequence ATGCCAGCGGAATTCTCGGCCGGCGCACGGCTCGAAGTCCGGATCACCCCCGCTGACGTGGGAAAACGTGTATCGGTACGGCGGCTGACCAGTGTTGCAGACGGTTATCCTACGTTTGCCGACACCATCGGAGTTCTCGCATCTTGGGATGCCGGTGTGCTCCGGGTCACACGCAGGACCGGGGAGACGGTGACGATCGAGGAGTCCACGCTGGTCGCGGGCAAGACCGTGCCGGCCGCGCCGGCCCGGCGGCCGGGGCCCTCGGTGCCCGCCGTGGCCGCGGAGGAGCTGGAGGAGATCGCGGCGCGGGCCTGGCCGCCTCTGGAGAGCGAGCGTCTCGGGGACTGGACACTGCGGGCGGCCGGCGGGTTCACCCGGCGCGCCAACTCGGTGCTGGTCGCGGGCGATCCGGGCGTGCCGGCGGCGGAGGCGCTTCGGCGTGTCGTGGCCTGGTACGGCGAGCGGGGGCTGACGCCGTGGCTCCAGGTGCCCGACTCCTCGCCGTACGGGCCGGACTTGGACGCCGCGGGGTGGACGCGGGAGGCGGAGACGGTGGTGCGGGTCGCGCCGCTGGCGCCGCTGACGTCGTTGCCGGACGCGGGCGAGGCGGGAGCGGCGGCAGCGGCAGCCGGGGCGTCGGAAGCCGGGGCGTCGGGAGCCGCGCCGGCGTCCGGGGCGGTCCGCCCGGGCATACGGTCCCCGGGGCTCGGGCCGGTGCGGGTGGCGCGGGAGATCGACGCGCGGTGGCTCGCGGCGTACCACCTCACCGGGGGTCTGGCGGAGGCGGCGGTGCAGGTGGTGACGGGCGGGGCGTCGGTGTGGTTCGCGAGCGTCGCGGCGCCGGGCGCGGAGGCGACGCCGGGCGCGGAGGCGACGCCGGGCGCGGAGGCGGCGCCGGGCGCGGAGGCGGGCGCGGGCGCCGTGGCGATCGGGCGGGCCGTCGTGGACGGGCGCTGGGCGCTGTTCGGCGCGGTCGAGGTGCCGGCGGCGCTGCGGCGGCGCGGGCTGGCGACGGCGATCATGGGCGCGCTGGCCCGGCAGGCGTACGCCGAGGGCGCGACCGCCGCGTACCTCCAGGTCGAGGCGGACAACACGGCCGCGCGCGCCCTCTACGACCGGCTGGGCTTCACCGACCACCACACGTACTGCTACCGGCGTCCCGGCGCATGA
- the dapC gene encoding succinyldiaminopimelate transaminase → MSISARLPVFPWDRLEPYKAAAAAHPDGVVDLSVGTPVDPVPEVVRQALTAAADSPGYPLTYGTKALREAAAGYLRQWHGVTGADPAHILPLIGSKELVAWLPTLLDLGEGDQVGFPHLAYPTYEIGALLTRAQAVTYDDPVADLDPARVRLLWLNSPSNPTGRVLAAAELRRIVAWAREHGVLVVADECYIELGWEGAEPVSVLHPDVCGDDHQGLVAVHSLSKRSNFAGYRGAFLTGDPAVVAELLAVRKHAGMIVPQPVQAAMTAALGDRAHAVEQKQRYARRRAALRDAFRAAGFRIEHSEASLYLWATRGEPCWDTVGDLAKLGVLVAPGEFYGPAGAQFVRIAFTATDERVAAAVARLG, encoded by the coding sequence TTGAGCATCTCCGCCCGCCTCCCGGTCTTCCCGTGGGACCGCCTGGAGCCCTACAAGGCCGCGGCGGCGGCGCACCCGGACGGCGTGGTCGACCTGTCGGTGGGCACGCCGGTGGACCCGGTGCCCGAGGTGGTGCGGCAGGCGCTCACCGCCGCGGCCGACAGCCCCGGCTACCCGCTCACCTACGGCACCAAGGCGCTGCGCGAGGCCGCCGCCGGATATCTGCGGCAGTGGCACGGCGTGACCGGCGCCGACCCCGCGCACATCCTGCCGCTGATCGGCTCCAAGGAACTCGTGGCCTGGCTGCCGACGCTGCTCGACCTCGGCGAGGGCGACCAGGTCGGCTTCCCGCACCTGGCCTACCCCACCTACGAGATCGGCGCGCTGCTCACCCGCGCGCAGGCCGTCACCTACGACGACCCGGTCGCCGACCTCGACCCCGCGCGGGTACGCCTGCTGTGGCTCAACAGCCCGTCCAACCCGACCGGCCGGGTGCTCGCCGCGGCCGAGCTGCGCCGCATCGTGGCCTGGGCGCGCGAGCACGGCGTCCTCGTCGTCGCCGACGAGTGCTACATCGAACTGGGCTGGGAGGGCGCGGAGCCGGTCTCGGTGCTCCACCCCGACGTGTGCGGGGACGACCACCAGGGGCTGGTGGCCGTCCACTCGCTGTCCAAGCGGTCCAACTTCGCGGGCTACCGCGGGGCGTTCCTGACCGGGGACCCGGCCGTCGTCGCCGAACTGCTCGCGGTGCGCAAGCACGCCGGCATGATCGTGCCGCAGCCGGTGCAGGCGGCGATGACCGCCGCGCTCGGCGACCGCGCGCACGCGGTGGAGCAGAAGCAGCGGTACGCCCGCCGCCGCGCCGCGCTGCGCGACGCCTTCCGCGCGGCCGGCTTCCGCATCGAGCACAGCGAGGCGAGCCTCTACCTGTGGGCCACCCGCGGCGAGCCCTGCTGGGACACCGTCGGCGACCTGGCCAAGCTCGGCGTCCTGGTCGCCCCCGGCGAGTTCTACGGACCCGCGGGCGCGCAGTTCGTGCGGATCGCCTTCACCGCCACCGACGAGCGCGTCGCGGCGGCCGTCGCCCGGCTCGGCTAG
- a CDS encoding TIGR00730 family Rossman fold protein encodes MTDDVKEPRDGQDDAWQDAAAAAAAAAEGYPDGQGYPEGRGWPERHTGPVIRRRGQVQSGTTDQRLLDSRGETDWVHSDPWRVLRIQSEFVEGFGALAELGPAVSVFGSARTPVDSPEYEAGVRIGRALASTGHAVITGGGPGAMEAANKGALEAGGVSVGLGIELPFEQGLNPYVDIGVNFRYFFVRKTMFVKYARGFVVLPGGFGTLDELFEALTLVQTKKVTRFPIVLFGADYWGGLADWVRGTLVAQGKASAADVELFHLTDDVDEAVKLVTKESA; translated from the coding sequence ATGACAGACGACGTGAAGGAACCACGCGACGGCCAGGACGACGCCTGGCAGGACGCGGCCGCGGCGGCGGCCGCCGCCGCGGAGGGGTACCCCGACGGACAGGGCTACCCCGAGGGCCGGGGCTGGCCCGAGCGGCACACCGGACCGGTGATCAGGAGGCGCGGCCAGGTGCAGTCGGGGACCACCGACCAGAGGCTGCTGGACAGCCGCGGCGAGACCGACTGGGTGCACAGCGACCCCTGGCGGGTGCTGCGCATCCAGTCCGAGTTCGTGGAGGGCTTCGGCGCGCTCGCCGAACTGGGGCCCGCGGTCAGCGTCTTCGGCTCCGCCCGCACCCCGGTGGACTCACCGGAGTACGAGGCGGGGGTGCGGATCGGCCGGGCGCTGGCCTCGACCGGGCACGCGGTGATCACCGGCGGCGGCCCCGGCGCGATGGAGGCCGCCAACAAGGGCGCGCTGGAGGCCGGCGGCGTCTCGGTCGGCCTGGGCATCGAGCTGCCCTTCGAGCAGGGGCTCAACCCCTACGTCGACATCGGCGTGAACTTCCGCTACTTCTTCGTGCGCAAGACAATGTTCGTGAAGTACGCCCGCGGGTTCGTGGTGCTGCCCGGCGGGTTCGGCACCCTGGACGAGCTGTTCGAGGCGCTGACCCTCGTGCAGACCAAGAAGGTCACCCGCTTCCCGATCGTGCTGTTCGGCGCCGACTACTGGGGCGGGCTCGCCGACTGGGTGCGCGGCACCCTGGTCGCCCAGGGCAAGGCGTCCGCCGCGGACGTCGAGCTGTTCCACCTCACCGACGACGTCGACGAGGCGGTCAAGCTGGTCACCAAGGAGTCCGCGTAG
- a CDS encoding ArsR/SmtB family transcription factor: protein MGHGANTRHDGGDDGAAPRTRLTAANAAQVATTLQALSTPSRLLILARLREGPCAATELAETVGMEQSACSHQLRLLRNLGLVTGTRRGRSVVYALHDNHVAALLDQAVHHIEHLRLGVTDPPAAASAGAGSDASADADADADAELSLS, encoded by the coding sequence ATGGGCCACGGAGCGAACACCCGGCACGACGGCGGCGACGACGGCGCGGCGCCGCGCACCCGCCTGACCGCGGCGAACGCCGCGCAGGTCGCCACCACGCTGCAGGCGCTGTCGACGCCCTCGCGGCTGCTGATCCTCGCCCGGCTGCGCGAAGGCCCGTGCGCGGCGACGGAGTTGGCCGAGACCGTCGGCATGGAGCAGTCCGCGTGCTCCCACCAGCTCCGGCTGCTGCGCAACCTCGGGCTGGTCACCGGCACCCGCCGGGGCCGCTCGGTCGTCTACGCGCTGCACGACAACCACGTGGCGGCCCTCCTCGACCAGGCGGTCCACCACATCGAGCACCTGCGCCTGGGCGTCACCGACCCGCCGGCCGCCGCGTCCGCCGGCGCCGGGTCCGACGCGTCCGCCGACGCCGACGCCGACGCCGACGCCGAACTCTCCCTGTCCTGA
- the dapE gene encoding succinyl-diaminopimelate desuccinylase, with the protein MRNGLDLTVDAGSLTARLVDVPSESRQEKPLADLVEGALRAVPHLTVDRDGDAVVARTALGRAERVVLAGHLDTVPVADNLPSRLDADGVLWGCGTSDMKAGVAVQLRLAATLPAPNRDLTFVFYDAEEIAAEFNGLRRLVERHPDWLAGDFAVLMEPTGGRVDGGCQGTLRVRVTTTGRRAHSARSWLGENAIHKAAPILARLAAYQPRRVEIDGLVYPEGLNAVRIEGGHAGNVIPDSCAVTVNYRFSPDQSEAEALDRVREVFEGFAVELTDSAPGALPGLSHPAAAAFVEAIGTPPAAKEAWTDVARFSALGIPAVNYGPGDPALAHTREEHVAVAAVLEAEEKLRRWLTA; encoded by the coding sequence ATGCGCAACGGACTGGATCTGACCGTCGACGCGGGGTCCCTGACCGCGCGCCTGGTGGACGTACCGTCCGAGAGCCGCCAGGAGAAGCCCCTCGCCGACCTGGTGGAGGGCGCGCTGCGCGCGGTCCCGCACCTGACGGTGGACCGCGACGGCGACGCGGTGGTCGCCCGCACCGCCCTCGGCCGCGCCGAGCGCGTCGTGCTGGCCGGCCACCTGGACACCGTCCCCGTCGCGGACAACCTGCCCTCCCGGCTGGACGCCGACGGCGTGCTCTGGGGCTGCGGCACCTCGGACATGAAGGCGGGGGTCGCCGTGCAGCTGCGGCTCGCCGCGACGCTGCCCGCGCCCAACCGCGACCTGACCTTCGTCTTCTACGACGCGGAGGAGATCGCCGCCGAGTTCAACGGCCTGCGGCGGCTGGTGGAGCGCCACCCCGACTGGCTCGCCGGGGACTTCGCCGTGCTGATGGAGCCGACCGGCGGCCGGGTCGACGGCGGCTGCCAGGGCACGCTGCGGGTCCGGGTGACGACCACCGGCCGCCGCGCCCACTCCGCGCGCAGCTGGCTGGGCGAGAACGCCATCCACAAGGCCGCGCCGATCCTCGCGCGCCTGGCCGCGTACCAGCCGCGCCGGGTGGAGATCGACGGCCTGGTCTACCCCGAGGGCCTGAACGCCGTACGGATCGAGGGCGGCCACGCGGGCAACGTGATCCCGGACTCCTGCGCGGTCACCGTGAACTACCGCTTCTCGCCCGACCAGAGCGAGGCCGAGGCGCTGGACCGGGTGCGCGAGGTCTTCGAGGGCTTCGCGGTGGAGCTGACCGACAGCGCGCCGGGCGCGCTGCCCGGACTGTCGCACCCGGCCGCGGCGGCGTTCGTCGAGGCGATCGGGACGCCGCCGGCCGCCAAGGAGGCGTGGACCGACGTCGCGCGCTTCTCCGCGCTGGGCATCCCCGCGGTGAACTACGGCCCCGGCGACCCCGCGCTCGCCCACACCCGCGAGGAGCACGTCGCCGTCGCCGCGGTGCTGGAGGCCGAGGAGAAGCTCCGCCGCTGGCTGACCGCCTGA
- a CDS encoding heavy metal transporter translates to MPTSSRPAGKSKPGACLTFLTAVIALLALGVFLAYHFSRTSPEGAGCTVTADGDVLKLTPEQASNAATIAAVATSRGLPERAVTIALATSLQESRLENLDHGDRDSLGLFQQRPSQGWGTSQQILDPVYSSNSFFDSLVKIDGYTRLPLTVAAQKVQKSGYPQAYAKHEADATLLSGALTGQDAGALSCTTGADTPYSAGGRLGSTAKVTARLTREFGTRVRPREDAASPRTVAVPAAPSGGSAEGAGTRRGWEVAQWAVAHAHDLKVEEVAFGDMRWQAARSGKGWQKQKQSAHASGARPSPDDVRITVAR, encoded by the coding sequence GTGCCCACGTCGTCCAGGCCCGCGGGGAAGAGCAAACCCGGGGCCTGCCTCACGTTCCTCACCGCGGTGATCGCGCTGCTGGCCCTCGGCGTCTTCCTCGCGTACCACTTCAGCCGCACCTCCCCCGAGGGGGCCGGCTGCACGGTGACCGCCGACGGTGACGTCCTGAAGCTCACGCCGGAACAGGCCTCGAACGCCGCGACGATCGCCGCCGTGGCGACCTCCCGCGGCCTGCCCGAGCGTGCGGTGACGATAGCGCTGGCGACCTCGCTGCAGGAGTCCCGCCTGGAGAACCTCGACCACGGCGACCGGGACTCCCTGGGCCTGTTCCAGCAGCGCCCCTCCCAGGGCTGGGGCACCTCGCAGCAGATCCTCGACCCCGTCTACTCCTCAAACTCCTTCTTCGACAGCCTGGTGAAGATCGACGGCTACACCCGGCTGCCGCTGACGGTGGCCGCGCAGAAGGTGCAGAAGAGCGGCTACCCGCAGGCGTACGCCAAGCACGAGGCGGACGCGACGCTGCTGTCGGGCGCGCTGACCGGGCAGGACGCGGGCGCGCTGAGCTGCACCACCGGCGCGGACACGCCGTACAGCGCGGGCGGCCGGCTCGGGAGCACCGCGAAGGTGACGGCGCGGCTGACCCGGGAGTTCGGCACGCGGGTGCGGCCGCGGGAGGACGCGGCCAGCCCGCGCACCGTCGCGGTCCCGGCGGCGCCGTCCGGCGGTTCGGCGGAGGGCGCGGGGACGCGCCGCGGCTGGGAGGTCGCCCAGTGGGCCGTGGCCCACGCGCACGACCTCAAGGTGGAGGAGGTCGCCTTCGGCGACATGCGCTGGCAGGCGGCGCGCTCCGGCAAGGGCTGGCAGAAGCAGAAGCAGTCCGCGCACGCGTCGGGCGCGCGCCCGTCCCCGGACGACGTCCGCATCACCGTCGCGCGCTGA